Proteins encoded within one genomic window of Granulicella pectinivorans:
- a CDS encoding lanthionine synthetase LanC family protein, whose amino-acid sequence MNPRRDWLTSGPNFLEGALKAVQWIRSAQMDTAQGRYWLSEPDHPGKKTSACELTGICGGGAGIVLFFLQMAHATGEASYLDDARRGADYLTAVWPNLLGKSVEPSRANLSFYEGIAGIAFALSETSKAMKEPRYQQAALAATDAVAQPMGTETGWTDPAHTADLVLYLLYAARTFHVETYRALAMEAGLRLVAMGKPHECGGMSWQNAGVTSAGQPSLAAEDETAHVSFTLARLFEEVQDSTFLNTSLEGAAHVQSVVTGSGALISYTSASFLSASHPEFGPAITGRARLFYQLYKVTGTDCYREQAEALANAAIRAEESVRHTPNSWETVRQSSGAASLLDLLLDLSAALGNLEYVEIAASLASRIVEQNTDFDGKSYVWDQRFPWIVPSALSAQTGYLTGAAGIGAALVHVALAQRGDLRPIVFPDSPFSDSCKQFTIS is encoded by the coding sequence TTGAATCCTCGGCGAGATTGGCTCACCTCCGGCCCGAATTTTCTCGAAGGCGCACTGAAAGCAGTCCAATGGATACGTTCAGCCCAGATGGATACGGCCCAGGGACGTTACTGGCTTTCGGAACCAGATCATCCGGGTAAGAAAACTTCTGCCTGTGAGCTGACCGGCATCTGTGGCGGGGGTGCGGGGATTGTCCTGTTTTTCCTGCAAATGGCGCACGCTACGGGCGAGGCCAGCTACCTCGATGATGCACGTCGCGGTGCAGATTATCTCACCGCCGTATGGCCGAATCTGCTCGGTAAGAGCGTTGAACCTTCACGCGCCAACCTCTCGTTTTATGAGGGCATCGCGGGAATCGCCTTTGCTCTTTCCGAGACAAGTAAAGCGATGAAGGAACCGCGCTATCAACAGGCTGCACTCGCTGCCACGGACGCTGTGGCGCAACCGATGGGAACCGAAACCGGATGGACGGATCCGGCACACACTGCGGATCTTGTGCTTTATCTGCTGTACGCAGCGCGAACATTTCATGTTGAGACATACCGTGCGCTCGCCATGGAAGCCGGCCTGCGCCTCGTCGCGATGGGAAAGCCTCATGAATGCGGAGGAATGAGTTGGCAGAACGCCGGAGTTACCTCCGCTGGCCAACCCTCTCTCGCCGCCGAAGACGAAACGGCGCATGTGTCTTTCACGCTCGCACGTCTCTTTGAAGAGGTGCAAGATTCAACTTTTCTCAATACATCGCTCGAAGGCGCTGCACACGTCCAGAGCGTCGTAACAGGCTCGGGGGCTCTCATCTCGTACACCTCCGCCAGCTTTCTCAGTGCATCTCATCCTGAGTTTGGCCCTGCGATCACCGGCAGAGCGCGGTTGTTCTACCAGCTCTACAAGGTAACCGGAACAGACTGCTACCGCGAACAAGCTGAGGCGCTTGCCAATGCGGCAATCCGGGCCGAGGAGTCCGTCCGCCACACACCCAACTCTTGGGAAACGGTACGCCAATCCAGCGGCGCGGCGAGTCTACTCGACCTGCTCCTCGATCTCTCCGCGGCCCTTGGGAATCTGGAATATGTCGAAATCGCCGCTTCCCTGGCGTCTCGCATTGTGGAACAGAATACCGATTTTGATGGCAAGAGCTATGTCTGGGATCAGAGATTCCCTTGGATTGTCCCCAGCGCCCTCTCTGCCCAGACGGGGTATCTCACCGGTGCTGCTGGAATTGGCGCAGCGCTTGTTCATGTCGCGCTTGCACAACGGGGAGACCTGCGACCGATTGTGTTTCCCGATAGTCCATTCTCAGACTCATGCAAACAGTTCACGATTTCCTGA
- a CDS encoding TlpA disulfide reductase family protein yields MKLSASVLALSFGACFGALVVPSSVAQTAAQAAGVWQGFATARGNQQVPITIRISGSGTKLKAAFLNGPAAHPDETIATTATLDGSHLVASFDYFARTLDATVSGNTLSGTYGPAHPSAKSAPPTPFTLTRIAKETDPEAAPHAPDISGSWEIATKSNKGEGAWEFRVDPPLGKSPVIKAVIQRIDGDTGGLWGTWNGTSFNVSHFTAAGPAIYSVTPQPDGTLVIKSLLGPVHDSSPNLVARRTVDARKLNLPTPTDPTQQTTLKDPTVPLAFSFPDLNGKIVSNTDPQFQGKVVIVAIGGSWCPNCHDEAPFLVSLYKKFHSKGLEIVNLDFEQGDPDTDTARLKAFIAHYGITYPVLVSGTTDQLAEKIPQGVNLNCWPTSFFVGRDGLVKETHAGFAGPGNTAGHIALEHDVTALIEKLLSERPTHQAVHQGN; encoded by the coding sequence ATGAAGCTTTCTGCCAGCGTCCTTGCGCTGTCTTTCGGTGCGTGCTTCGGTGCGCTTGTTGTTCCTTCCAGCGTGGCCCAGACGGCCGCGCAGGCCGCGGGTGTTTGGCAGGGCTTCGCCACAGCGCGCGGCAATCAGCAAGTCCCGATCACCATTCGTATCTCGGGCAGCGGAACGAAGCTGAAGGCGGCATTCCTTAACGGACCCGCGGCACATCCCGATGAAACGATCGCGACCACCGCGACGCTGGATGGTAGCCATCTTGTCGCCTCATTCGATTACTTCGCTCGCACACTCGACGCGACCGTTAGCGGCAATACGTTGTCTGGCACCTACGGACCGGCACACCCAAGCGCGAAGTCTGCACCGCCGACTCCGTTTACTTTGACCCGCATTGCCAAAGAAACTGATCCGGAGGCAGCGCCGCATGCTCCGGATATCTCCGGATCGTGGGAGATTGCCACCAAGAGCAACAAGGGTGAAGGAGCATGGGAGTTTCGCGTTGATCCACCTTTGGGGAAATCGCCCGTGATCAAGGCCGTGATTCAACGCATCGATGGCGACACTGGAGGACTGTGGGGAACGTGGAACGGGACCAGTTTCAATGTCAGTCACTTCACGGCAGCGGGCCCGGCTATCTACTCCGTCACTCCTCAACCCGATGGCACACTGGTGATCAAGAGCCTACTTGGGCCGGTTCACGATTCCTCGCCGAATCTCGTCGCACGCAGGACAGTCGATGCTCGCAAGCTGAACCTCCCGACGCCCACCGATCCAACACAGCAAACGACCCTGAAAGATCCCACGGTGCCGTTGGCTTTCAGCTTCCCCGATCTGAACGGAAAGATTGTGTCGAATACGGATCCTCAGTTTCAGGGCAAGGTCGTCATCGTGGCGATCGGCGGCTCCTGGTGCCCCAACTGCCATGATGAGGCTCCTTTTCTTGTGAGCTTGTACAAGAAGTTCCATTCCAAGGGTCTCGAGATCGTGAACCTCGACTTTGAGCAAGGTGACCCCGACACCGACACAGCTCGACTCAAGGCCTTCATCGCGCATTACGGCATCACGTATCCGGTGCTCGTCAGCGGAACCACGGATCAGCTTGCGGAGAAGATTCCCCAGGGAGTCAATCTAAATTGCTGGCCGACTTCGTTCTTCGTAGGCCGTGACGGGTTAGTCAAGGAGACTCACGCAGGCTTCGCGGGTCCGGGCAATACGGCGGGACATATTGCGCTCGAACACGATGTGACTGCTTTGATCGAGAAGCTCCTTTCCGAGCGCCCAACGCATCAGGCTGTACATCAAGGCAACTGA
- a CDS encoding rhodanese-like domain-containing protein — translation MPLVIEEVFTLGDGSATTVAKNQLAPHSRTPEQLVDIVSRFAASEGWLDRVRLRTEHRWYERLHLGADYDIWVISWMPGQATGFHDHGESAGAFVVTTGVLEEHLPGKRSHAIYPGQPRGFGFEYTHDVRNSSLAPAVSIHAYSPPLSEMNEYELDGTDLVRRDHESEQTSRRDHEGSAQNFKSANWSGSSSIDQMLASARARLRRLTPEAAYEALAKRNAVLVDIRPEAQRTAEGIIPGAFVVERNVLEWRFDPTSEARLAIAVDHDLEVILFCSEGYTSSLAAAALQDLGLWRATDVVGGFHAWCAAGLANAPFG, via the coding sequence ATGCCCCTTGTAATAGAAGAAGTTTTTACCCTTGGCGACGGTAGCGCGACTACCGTTGCGAAGAACCAATTGGCGCCGCACTCGAGGACTCCGGAACAGCTCGTTGATATCGTCTCGCGGTTTGCCGCATCGGAGGGATGGTTAGATCGTGTGCGCTTACGTACGGAACATCGCTGGTATGAGCGGTTGCATCTCGGAGCGGACTATGACATTTGGGTGATCAGCTGGATGCCTGGGCAAGCCACGGGCTTTCATGATCACGGAGAATCCGCAGGGGCGTTCGTTGTGACCACGGGTGTTCTCGAGGAGCACCTTCCCGGAAAGCGGAGTCATGCAATCTATCCCGGCCAGCCTCGCGGCTTTGGCTTCGAGTACACACATGATGTTCGGAATTCGTCCCTTGCGCCGGCGGTTAGCATTCATGCCTATTCGCCTCCGCTGAGCGAGATGAACGAGTATGAGTTGGATGGCACCGATCTGGTTCGGCGCGACCATGAGTCTGAGCAGACCTCGAGACGCGATCACGAAGGGAGTGCGCAGAATTTCAAGTCGGCTAATTGGTCAGGTTCTTCAAGCATCGATCAGATGCTGGCGTCGGCACGTGCTCGCCTCAGACGGTTGACTCCTGAGGCCGCCTATGAAGCCTTGGCCAAAAGGAATGCGGTACTCGTCGATATCCGTCCAGAGGCCCAGCGCACAGCCGAAGGAATCATTCCTGGCGCATTCGTTGTCGAGCGGAATGTGCTCGAGTGGAGATTCGATCCCACATCCGAAGCGCGGCTGGCAATCGCTGTCGATCACGATCTGGAGGTGATCTTGTTCTGCTCTGAGGGCTATACATCAAGCCTCGCGGCTGCGGCTCTGCAAGATCTTGGTCTATGGCGCGCGACGGACGTAGTTGGCGGATTTCATGCTTGGTGCGCGGCAGGTCTCGCAAACGCACCGTTTGGATGA
- a CDS encoding PIG-L family deacetylase, with product MTKATMLGVNRKRCPGCGIRARGRGIVPLAVLIALVLPVLLYAQPPGKTLLVVAHPDDEYYFAATVYRMAVQLGGTVDELVITNGEAGFHYSTLAEPLYGKTLTTEETGRRELPAIRRGETLRAGKILGIRDHFFLEQKDQVFTTDRDSGLKHLWDSGYIQQTISDLIRGQHYQYVFAILPRPTTHGHHQAATAFAVECPIFCAVG from the coding sequence ATGACGAAGGCAACGATGCTTGGTGTCAACAGAAAGAGGTGCCCAGGTTGCGGGATTCGTGCAAGAGGGCGGGGAATCGTCCCGCTCGCCGTACTCATTGCTCTTGTCTTGCCGGTTTTGCTCTATGCACAACCGCCAGGCAAGACGCTCCTTGTTGTCGCACATCCGGACGACGAATATTACTTCGCTGCAACGGTGTACAGAATGGCGGTGCAACTGGGAGGCACCGTGGATGAGCTGGTCATCACGAACGGAGAAGCGGGGTTTCACTATTCCACGTTGGCGGAGCCATTGTACGGAAAGACATTGACAACAGAAGAGACAGGGCGGAGGGAACTCCCGGCGATCCGTCGAGGAGAAACGTTGCGAGCAGGAAAGATACTCGGCATCCGGGATCATTTCTTCCTTGAACAGAAAGACCAGGTCTTTACAACCGACCGTGACTCAGGGCTCAAGCACCTTTGGGACTCTGGATACATTCAACAAACGATCTCTGACCTCATCAGAGGTCAACATTATCAGTATGTCTTTGCAATTCTGCCTCGCCCTACGACCCACGGACATCACCAGGCGGCAACCGCGTTCGCAGTGGAGTGCCCGATCTTTTGTGCCGTTGGATGA
- a CDS encoding IS3 family transposase (programmed frameshift) encodes MKKKRFSVEQIVGVLKQAQVGVPVAEVIRKAGISEQTFYRWKAKYAGLEVDEVRKMAQLQEENMRLKQLVAELTLDKTILQDGALKKMVKPSRRGPMVDRLMSSYGASERHACRVLCVTRGTYRYRSCLDPRTELRMRIREIAQARVRYGYRKIRVLLNREGWDVGKYLVYRLCKEEGLMLKRMKPAGKRKAARLREEKVKPTAPDEAWSMDFVSDQLQDGTRFRSLTIVDVYTRESVVIEVGQSLKGDGVVRTLNKLKLERGVPKVLFCDNGSEFTSHAMDLWAYQNGTKIDFSRPGKPTDNAFVESFNGTFRAECLNTHWFMNLKEAKHLIEAWRREYNESRPHASLADRTPSEFASQYAASRVLAGT; translated from the exons ATGAAGAAGAAGCGTTTTTCTGTGGAGCAGATCGTTGGCGTGTTGAAGCAGGCGCAGGTGGGTGTTCCTGTGGCGGAGGTGATCCGGAAGGCTGGGATCAGCGAACAGACGTTCTACCGGTGGAAGGCGAAGTACGCGGGCCTGGAGGTGGACGAGGTTCGGAAGATGGCGCAGTTGCAAGAAGAGAACATGCGCCTGAAGCAGTTGGTGGCGGAGCTGACGCTGGACAAGACGATCTTGCAGGATG GTGCTCTCAAAAAAATGGTGAAGCCTTCGCGTCGTGGACCGATGGTCGATCGGCTGATGAGCAGCTATGGCGCGAGTGAGCGGCATGCCTGCCGTGTTCTGTGTGTGACACGCGGAACGTATCGCTACCGGAGCTGCCTCGATCCACGAACTGAACTGCGGATGCGTATCCGTGAGATCGCTCAAGCACGAGTGCGCTACGGATACCGCAAGATCCGCGTTCTGTTGAATCGCGAAGGCTGGGATGTAGGCAAGTATCTGGTGTACCGGTTGTGCAAGGAAGAAGGCCTGATGCTGAAGCGTATGAAGCCGGCAGGCAAGCGCAAGGCCGCTCGTCTGCGCGAAGAAAAGGTCAAACCCACCGCACCGGATGAGGCATGGAGCATGGACTTCGTCTCGGACCAGCTGCAGGACGGAACGCGCTTCCGGTCGCTGACCATCGTCGATGTCTACACGAGAGAGTCGGTGGTGATCGAGGTGGGCCAGAGCTTGAAGGGAGACGGTGTGGTGCGCACGCTGAATAAGCTAAAGCTCGAACGCGGTGTTCCGAAGGTGTTGTTTTGCGACAACGGCAGCGAGTTCACCAGTCATGCGATGGACCTGTGGGCTTACCAGAATGGAACGAAGATCGACTTCTCCCGTCCGGGCAAGCCGACCGACAACGCCTTCGTGGAAAGCTTCAACGGAACCTTCCGCGCCGAGTGCCTGAACACGCACTGGTTCATGAACCTGAAGGAGGCAAAGCACCTGATCGAAGCCTGGAGGCGAGAATATAATGAGAGTCGTCCTCACGCATCTCTCGCGGACAGGACGCCAAGCGAGTTCGCCAGCCAGTACGCGGCCAGCCGCGTACTGGCTGGAACCTAA
- a CDS encoding helix-turn-helix domain-containing protein: MSHTGMMSVPARIRALRKKKGLTVEALAASVGVHKGHLSRIERGEKAPSLATLEAIARSLKVGMAQLFGEKTNEDDVIVVRKTERAVSGDSETYLIEALLAGSAMRPLAAYIVSPGREFLEHDVPDHVGQEFLFVLQGKIEVAVADQLLALGAGDCATYDAGLHHKVRRRSSTVARVLVLLGRN; encoded by the coding sequence ATGAGCCATACTGGAATGATGTCGGTGCCAGCTCGTATTCGTGCTCTTAGGAAGAAAAAAGGTTTGACGGTCGAAGCGCTTGCCGCTTCGGTTGGCGTCCATAAGGGACATCTATCCCGTATCGAACGAGGAGAGAAAGCGCCGTCTCTCGCCACGTTGGAGGCCATTGCGCGTTCCCTAAAGGTCGGGATGGCCCAACTCTTTGGAGAGAAAACCAATGAGGATGATGTAATCGTGGTTCGGAAGACCGAACGAGCCGTCAGTGGAGACAGTGAGACCTATCTCATAGAAGCTCTGCTCGCCGGGTCAGCGATGAGACCTCTCGCAGCATATATCGTGTCTCCCGGTCGGGAGTTCTTGGAGCACGATGTGCCAGATCATGTCGGCCAGGAATTTTTGTTCGTGCTCCAGGGAAAGATAGAGGTTGCCGTCGCCGATCAACTATTGGCTTTGGGTGCCGGAGACTGCGCAACCTACGATGCTGGACTTCATCACAAAGTCCGTCGGAGAAGTTCGACGGTCGCGAGGGTTCTCGTTCTTCTAGGAAGGAACTAA
- the aceE gene encoding pyruvate dehydrogenase (acetyl-transferring), homodimeric type, producing the protein MSSHAYPADLKSVKNEVTYPAANDGQTAEWLEALDQVIDADGPQEASQLLLALLNRAAQAGVATPLQHNTPYINTIPPDQQVAFPGDRVLEQRIESLIRSNALAMVARANKYDENIGGHMSSFASLATLLEVGFNHFFRGSIGDLAGDLIYFQGHSSPGIYARAYLEGRLTQQHLFNFRHELREQPGLSSYPHPWLMPEFWQFPTVSMGLGPINAIYQARFIKYLENRGMVPVSDRKVWAFLGDGEQDEPESRGALTVATREGLDNLIFVINCNLQRLDGPVRGNGRIIQELEANFLGAGWNVIKCLWGSNWDDLLARDTSGLLLRRMSECVDGEYQAFKALGGAYLREHFFGKYPELLKSVEGMSDDDLATLSRGGHDPVKIYNAYKRATEHQGAPTVILAKTIKGYGLGDAAEGRNFAHNTKKLKDEQLAYIVKRFEMDVPEEKIDHLELHHPGPESDEIKYLKQRREELGGYLPSRNSHKELAFAAPALDIFKDVLEGTKGRAASTTSGFNAVLNALLKQKELAKYIVPIIPDEGRTFGMEALFRQIGIYASHGQLYTPVDSNQFLYYRESQDGQLIEEGITEAGSMATFTAAGTAYANFGMPMIPFFVYYSMFGFQRVGDLAWAFADARGKGFMVGGTAGRTTLLGEGLQHEDGHSHVLASTIPTCAAYDPAYAYEIAVIIQDGLRRMYEAKEDLFYYLTVYNENYVQPPMPNDVEPGILKGLYRFKSAETAEAIVHLFGSGPILNEAVRAQHILKAKYSIDADVWSATSYSELRRDALACERWNRLHPAGPSRTPYLLQVLEGHDGPIVAASDYMKIMVDGLAPWLPGRITALGTDGFGRSENREYLRRHFEVDAESITVAAISSLARIQKVPLEMVADAMADLGVDPNKPDAARA; encoded by the coding sequence ATGTCCAGCCATGCCTATCCCGCCGATCTGAAAAGCGTCAAAAACGAAGTTACGTATCCCGCCGCAAATGACGGTCAAACCGCCGAGTGGCTTGAGGCTCTGGATCAAGTCATCGATGCAGACGGCCCCCAGGAAGCCTCGCAGCTCTTGCTGGCGCTCTTGAATCGAGCCGCGCAGGCTGGTGTAGCCACACCGCTCCAACACAATACGCCGTATATCAATACCATCCCTCCTGATCAGCAGGTGGCCTTTCCTGGGGACAGGGTACTTGAACAGCGTATCGAAAGCCTCATTCGATCTAACGCTCTAGCGATGGTCGCTCGCGCAAATAAATACGACGAAAACATTGGCGGACATATGTCTTCGTTCGCCTCGCTCGCCACGCTCCTTGAGGTTGGATTCAACCATTTCTTTCGCGGGTCCATTGGAGATCTGGCGGGCGACCTGATTTATTTTCAGGGCCATTCCTCCCCAGGAATCTATGCCCGCGCTTACCTCGAAGGCCGCCTCACCCAACAGCATCTATTCAACTTTCGGCACGAACTCCGCGAGCAACCCGGCCTTTCGTCATATCCTCATCCGTGGCTTATGCCGGAGTTTTGGCAATTTCCTACTGTTTCGATGGGACTCGGCCCCATCAATGCTATCTATCAGGCTCGATTCATCAAATACCTGGAAAATCGCGGGATGGTGCCCGTCTCAGACCGTAAGGTATGGGCGTTTCTCGGCGATGGAGAACAGGATGAACCGGAGTCGCGTGGTGCCCTCACCGTTGCGACCCGCGAAGGACTGGACAATCTGATCTTTGTCATCAACTGCAATCTCCAGCGCCTTGACGGTCCAGTTCGTGGGAACGGCAGGATCATTCAGGAACTCGAAGCCAACTTCCTCGGCGCAGGTTGGAATGTCATCAAGTGCCTCTGGGGAAGCAATTGGGATGACCTGTTGGCACGCGATACTAGCGGTCTACTGCTCCGCCGCATGTCCGAATGCGTCGATGGAGAATATCAGGCGTTCAAGGCACTCGGAGGTGCTTACCTTCGGGAACACTTTTTCGGCAAATATCCTGAGCTGCTGAAATCGGTCGAGGGCATGTCGGACGACGATCTAGCGACCCTCAGCCGGGGCGGGCATGATCCGGTGAAAATCTATAACGCCTACAAACGAGCAACGGAACACCAAGGCGCTCCAACCGTCATTCTGGCGAAGACGATCAAAGGCTATGGCCTGGGCGATGCCGCCGAAGGTAGAAACTTCGCACACAACACCAAGAAGCTCAAAGATGAGCAACTCGCTTATATCGTCAAACGCTTTGAAATGGACGTACCTGAAGAAAAGATCGACCATCTTGAGCTACATCATCCTGGTCCTGAGAGCGATGAAATCAAGTACCTCAAGCAGCGGCGGGAGGAGCTTGGCGGTTATCTGCCGTCCCGCAATTCACACAAGGAACTCGCTTTTGCCGCGCCAGCCTTAGACATCTTCAAAGACGTGCTTGAGGGGACGAAGGGGCGTGCTGCCTCGACCACGTCCGGTTTCAACGCCGTACTGAATGCATTGCTGAAGCAAAAGGAACTTGCGAAATACATCGTTCCGATTATTCCCGATGAAGGCCGGACCTTCGGCATGGAGGCATTGTTTCGGCAGATCGGGATTTACGCTTCCCACGGTCAGCTTTATACGCCTGTGGACAGCAATCAATTTCTCTACTATCGGGAATCCCAGGATGGGCAGCTCATCGAAGAAGGCATCACGGAGGCGGGCTCGATGGCGACCTTTACGGCGGCTGGCACCGCATACGCCAACTTCGGCATGCCTATGATTCCATTCTTTGTTTATTACTCGATGTTCGGCTTCCAGAGAGTGGGTGATCTTGCATGGGCATTTGCAGATGCCAGGGGGAAAGGCTTTATGGTCGGCGGGACCGCTGGGCGTACGACGCTACTCGGCGAGGGCCTTCAGCATGAGGACGGTCACAGCCATGTCCTTGCCAGCACCATTCCGACTTGCGCTGCCTACGATCCTGCCTACGCGTATGAGATCGCCGTCATCATCCAGGATGGCCTTCGCCGTATGTATGAGGCGAAGGAAGATTTATTTTATTACCTCACGGTTTACAACGAAAATTATGTGCAACCTCCGATGCCAAACGACGTCGAGCCGGGCATACTCAAGGGCTTGTACCGATTCAAATCCGCTGAAACAGCGGAGGCTATCGTTCACCTGTTCGGCTCTGGACCCATCCTTAATGAAGCCGTGAGAGCGCAGCACATACTGAAAGCGAAATACAGCATCGATGCGGATGTATGGAGTGCCACCAGTTACAGTGAACTTCGCCGCGATGCGCTTGCTTGTGAGCGTTGGAATCGCCTGCATCCGGCGGGTCCATCGAGAACGCCGTACCTGCTTCAAGTTCTCGAGGGGCATGATGGCCCGATTGTGGCGGCCAGCGACTACATGAAGATTATGGTTGATGGGCTCGCACCCTGGCTTCCTGGTCGCATTACCGCTCTCGGCACGGATGGATTCGGGCGGAGCGAAAACCGGGAGTACCTTCGCCGTCACTTCGAGGTGGATGCTGAGAGTATTACCGTCGCGGCCATTAGTTCTCTCGCCAGAATACAAAAAGTGCCTCTTGAGATGGTCGCGGACGCTATGGCCGATCTTGGTGTTGATCCGAATAAACCTGATGCTGCTCGCGCGTAA
- a CDS encoding PLP-dependent aminotransferase family protein, with amino-acid sequence MTASRTSSLADALAERIRSGQLAPGTLLPTHRKFAATHKIALATASRVYAELKVTGLIVGETGRGSFVRERPLQREWDSGDEARLNRQAADLSFNHPNVDGQAQLMRSTLRSMASSGDVAALMHQQPSGGRRHERDIVCRYLAARGIVVENEQVFLVNGAQHGLDVAVRAKLHTGDRVAVDALTYPGFKMIAASDGIELIPVAACGSGPDLDVLERACRNRNLRAIYSMPTVQNPLGWVLDNEQRDRLVNIARRHDCLLIEDATYSFLAHKAPPALVSMAPERTIYVSSLSKSVATGLRFGFMVVPKPFISAIKAQVRANFWSMPSLITSMATRWIADGTVDRLERRGRQEAKIRQALARQAFSGLDLVANPISLFAWLKLPPELRMDRVTAALAERNIAVSTAQAYATTKHVPHALRVGLSSLPIDGLKEALQKVRKVIDEYPI; translated from the coding sequence ATGACGGCTTCGCGGACTTCCTCTCTGGCTGATGCGCTTGCTGAAAGAATTCGCAGCGGACAGCTTGCTCCCGGCACATTACTGCCGACGCATCGCAAATTTGCGGCCACTCATAAGATTGCACTGGCTACCGCAAGCCGAGTCTACGCAGAGCTCAAGGTCACGGGATTAATCGTGGGGGAGACAGGTCGCGGCTCATTTGTGCGGGAGCGTCCGCTTCAGAGGGAGTGGGATTCGGGCGATGAGGCCCGGCTCAACCGTCAGGCAGCGGATCTTTCCTTCAACCATCCCAATGTTGATGGCCAAGCCCAATTGATGAGGTCGACGCTGCGCTCGATGGCGTCGTCAGGAGACGTTGCCGCTCTCATGCATCAACAGCCCTCGGGCGGTCGCAGACATGAACGGGATATCGTCTGTCGTTACCTCGCTGCGCGCGGTATCGTTGTCGAGAATGAGCAAGTCTTCCTTGTCAATGGAGCCCAGCATGGGCTCGACGTCGCGGTTAGAGCGAAATTGCACACCGGAGATCGTGTGGCAGTAGACGCGTTGACCTATCCAGGCTTCAAGATGATCGCTGCGTCTGACGGGATAGAGTTGATTCCAGTGGCTGCATGTGGCTCTGGCCCGGACCTCGATGTTCTGGAACGGGCTTGTCGCAACCGCAATCTACGTGCCATATACAGCATGCCGACGGTGCAGAATCCGTTGGGTTGGGTGCTCGATAATGAGCAACGCGACCGTTTGGTCAACATCGCTCGACGGCACGACTGTCTGCTCATTGAAGATGCGACATATTCCTTTTTGGCACATAAGGCGCCACCCGCACTCGTCTCCATGGCGCCTGAGCGCACCATCTATGTATCGAGTCTCTCCAAGAGTGTCGCAACCGGGCTGCGTTTTGGGTTTATGGTGGTGCCCAAGCCATTCATCAGTGCCATAAAGGCCCAAGTGCGAGCCAATTTCTGGAGCATGCCCAGCCTGATAACGTCCATGGCGACACGCTGGATTGCCGATGGAACCGTGGACAGATTGGAACGACGTGGACGCCAAGAGGCTAAGATTCGTCAGGCTCTAGCGCGTCAAGCGTTCTCCGGGTTAGATTTGGTCGCCAATCCGATCTCGCTTTTTGCCTGGCTGAAACTTCCGCCCGAACTTCGCATGGATCGCGTCACCGCTGCCTTGGCTGAGCGGAATATAGCTGTCTCTACGGCACAGGCGTATGCCACTACGAAGCATGTCCCGCATGCATTGCGTGTTGGATTGAGCTCGCTTCCCATCGATGGTTTGAAGGAGGCATTACAGAAAGTACGAAAGGTGATCGACGAGTATCCCATCTGA
- a CDS encoding PaaI family thioesterase gives MTGTNHPLPVLEYLTRQVDGRLSPEDATHMLYPTAISRLLAFRIVEVAEAMAVVELDADATIHGNQQGTVHGGLLCELADAAIGTAHSTLMDTGETFTTIDLKAAFLRPVWQSRLRAHARATHKGRTISHYLCEIEREDGKVVASISSAVMTLRGERAEGR, from the coding sequence ATGACCGGTACGAACCACCCTTTACCTGTACTCGAATACCTGACACGCCAAGTGGACGGACGATTGTCCCCTGAAGATGCCACCCACATGCTTTACCCCACTGCCATCTCCCGCTTGTTAGCGTTTCGGATAGTCGAAGTGGCGGAGGCTATGGCGGTTGTCGAGCTAGACGCCGATGCAACGATTCATGGAAACCAGCAAGGAACTGTGCATGGGGGGCTTCTGTGTGAGTTGGCGGACGCGGCCATCGGCACAGCGCATTCCACCCTGATGGATACTGGCGAGACATTCACTACCATCGATTTGAAAGCAGCATTCCTCCGGCCCGTGTGGCAATCTCGCTTGCGCGCTCACGCGCGAGCTACGCACAAAGGACGAACCATCAGCCACTACCTATGCGAAATTGAGCGAGAAGACGGCAAGGTAGTGGCCAGCATTTCGAGCGCGGTAATGACCTTGCGCGGCGAACGAGCGGAGGGACGATGA